In Mycolicibacterium phocaicum, one DNA window encodes the following:
- the car gene encoding carboxylic acid reductase, which yields MSKEETVVTDELTQRIADLCAADPQLAAARPLAGVGAALEEPGIRLPEIIHTVMAAYANRPALGQRAVEYVTDAAGRTVSRLLPRYDTITYGEAWRQIQAVDNALLSGPDAVAPGERVAMLGFTSAEFTIIDTALARAGVVAVPLQTSAPAEQLRPIIDETEPRALFADVTFLDDAVELVLGASTELTRVVVFDHHAAVDDEREAVERAAARLAERGVVVETLADLVARGAALPAVEPVVSADADPLLVLIYTSGSTGTPKGAMYPERLVTNAWRTGLTHQQPALPSIVLSFLPMSHMMGRGTVYRTLAHGGTVYFAAKSDLSTLLEDIALVRPTQMTFVPRVWEMIHQEVQSEVDRRALDGVSEQQVLDERSVSLIGGRQLVAMTGSAPISPELKAWVQKFLGLELMEAYGSTEAGGVMVSGHVSRPPVLDYKLVDVPELGYLSTDRPHPRGELLLKSTDLIPGYYKRPDVTADVFDADGFYRTGDIVAELGPDHLQYLDRRNNVLKLAQGEFVTVSKLEAAFGTSPLIRQIYVYGNSSRSYLLAVIVPTADALSGGADPEALRPELADALQTVAREAGLQSYEVPRDFIIETEPFSLENGLLTGVRKLAWPKLKARYGAELEQLYAELAEGQASELRALRSLGSDAPVLETVLRAVSATLGASASEVAGDAHFTDLGGDSLSALTFGNLLEEIFEVEVPVGVIVSPATDLAGVAAYIEGERAPGSKRPTFSTVHGKNATEARAADLTLDKFLDAETLAAAPSLPGPASEVRTVLLTGATGFLGRYLALEWLERMDLVDGKVICLVRGKSDADARARLDATFDSGDPKLLAHYRSLCDHLEVIAGDKGEANLGLSQEVWQRLADTVDFIVDPAALVNHVLPYSELFGPNALGTAELIRIALTTRIKPFAYVSTIAVGGSVAPGEFVEAADVRVMSAVRPVDDSYANGYGNSKWAGEVLLREANDLCGLPVSVFRCDMILADTTYAGQLNLPDMFTRMMFSLVATGIAPKSFYELDASGQRQRAHYDGLPVEFVSESISTLAVQVAAGESDSTFETYHVMNPHDDGIGMDEFVDWLIEAGYPVARVDDYADWLARFETALRGLPDRQRQASLLPLLHNYQQPSYPVAGSIAPVDRYRAAVQNAKIGADKDIPHIGAPVIVKYITDLQLLGLL from the coding sequence ATGTCGAAAGAAGAAACCGTAGTTACCGACGAGCTGACGCAGCGCATCGCTGACCTCTGTGCAGCCGACCCCCAACTTGCCGCCGCGCGGCCCCTCGCCGGGGTCGGCGCCGCCCTCGAAGAGCCCGGCATCCGGCTCCCCGAAATCATCCACACGGTCATGGCCGCCTATGCCAACCGGCCCGCCCTCGGACAGCGCGCCGTCGAGTACGTCACCGACGCCGCCGGCCGCACCGTCTCGCGGCTGCTGCCGCGCTACGACACCATCACCTACGGCGAGGCCTGGCGGCAGATCCAGGCCGTCGACAACGCCCTGCTCAGCGGGCCTGACGCCGTCGCCCCCGGCGAGCGTGTCGCCATGCTCGGCTTCACGAGCGCCGAGTTCACCATCATCGACACCGCGCTCGCGCGCGCCGGCGTCGTCGCCGTCCCCTTGCAGACGAGCGCACCCGCGGAGCAGCTGCGCCCGATCATCGACGAGACCGAACCCCGCGCGCTGTTCGCCGATGTCACGTTCCTCGACGACGCCGTCGAACTCGTTCTGGGTGCCAGCACCGAGCTGACGCGCGTCGTGGTGTTCGACCACCACGCCGCTGTCGACGACGAGCGCGAGGCCGTCGAACGGGCGGCCGCCCGGCTGGCCGAGCGCGGCGTCGTGGTCGAGACTCTTGCGGATCTGGTCGCGCGCGGTGCTGCGCTACCGGCCGTCGAGCCGGTGGTGTCCGCGGATGCCGACCCGCTGCTGGTGCTGATCTACACCTCCGGTAGCACCGGTACCCCCAAGGGCGCCATGTACCCCGAGCGTCTCGTCACCAACGCGTGGCGGACCGGCCTGACGCATCAGCAGCCCGCGCTGCCGTCGATCGTCCTGAGCTTCCTGCCGATGAGCCACATGATGGGCCGCGGCACCGTCTACCGCACGCTGGCGCACGGCGGCACCGTGTACTTCGCCGCCAAGAGCGACCTGTCCACCCTGTTGGAGGACATCGCGCTGGTCCGGCCGACGCAGATGACGTTCGTGCCCCGGGTCTGGGAGATGATCCACCAGGAGGTGCAGAGCGAGGTCGACCGCCGGGCCCTGGACGGTGTCTCCGAACAGCAGGTGCTCGACGAGCGCAGCGTCAGCCTGATCGGTGGGCGGCAGCTGGTCGCCATGACGGGGTCGGCTCCGATCTCGCCCGAACTCAAGGCCTGGGTGCAGAAGTTCCTCGGGCTGGAGCTGATGGAGGCGTACGGCTCGACCGAGGCCGGTGGTGTCATGGTCAGCGGCCACGTGAGTCGTCCGCCGGTGCTCGACTACAAGCTGGTCGACGTGCCCGAACTCGGCTACCTGTCGACCGACCGTCCGCATCCGCGCGGCGAATTGCTCTTGAAGTCAACAGATTTGATCCCCGGTTACTACAAGCGGCCCGACGTCACGGCCGATGTGTTCGACGCGGACGGCTTCTATCGCACCGGTGACATCGTCGCCGAGCTGGGTCCTGATCATCTGCAGTACCTCGATCGCCGCAACAACGTGCTGAAGCTGGCCCAGGGCGAGTTCGTCACGGTGTCCAAGCTGGAAGCCGCCTTCGGCACCAGCCCGCTGATCCGTCAGATCTACGTGTACGGCAACAGCTCTCGTTCATATCTGCTGGCCGTGATCGTGCCCACCGCGGACGCTCTGAGCGGCGGTGCCGATCCGGAGGCGCTGCGCCCCGAACTTGCCGACGCACTGCAGACGGTGGCCCGTGAGGCCGGGCTGCAGTCATACGAGGTGCCGCGCGACTTCATCATCGAGACCGAACCGTTCTCGCTGGAGAACGGGCTGCTCACCGGTGTCCGCAAGCTGGCCTGGCCCAAGCTGAAGGCCCGGTACGGCGCCGAGCTGGAGCAGCTGTACGCCGAGCTGGCTGAGGGCCAGGCCTCGGAGCTTCGAGCATTGCGGTCGCTCGGGTCCGACGCGCCGGTGCTCGAGACCGTGCTGCGCGCTGTCAGTGCCACACTCGGGGCGTCCGCCTCCGAGGTCGCCGGCGACGCCCACTTCACCGACTTGGGCGGAGATTCGTTGTCGGCGTTGACCTTCGGCAACCTGCTCGAGGAGATCTTCGAGGTCGAGGTGCCCGTCGGCGTGATCGTCAGCCCGGCCACCGACCTCGCGGGCGTGGCGGCCTACATCGAGGGGGAGCGCGCGCCCGGCAGCAAGCGGCCGACGTTCTCCACGGTGCACGGCAAGAACGCCACCGAGGCGCGCGCCGCCGACCTGACGCTGGACAAGTTCCTCGACGCCGAGACCTTGGCCGCTGCGCCGTCGCTGCCGGGACCGGCCTCCGAGGTGCGCACCGTATTGCTCACGGGCGCAACCGGATTCCTGGGTCGCTACCTGGCCCTGGAGTGGCTGGAGCGCATGGACCTGGTCGACGGCAAGGTCATCTGCCTGGTCCGCGGCAAGTCCGACGCCGACGCCCGGGCCCGGCTCGACGCGACGTTCGACTCGGGCGATCCGAAGCTGCTGGCGCACTACCGGTCGCTGTGCGACCACCTGGAGGTCATCGCGGGTGACAAGGGTGAAGCCAATCTGGGCCTCTCTCAAGAGGTTTGGCAGAGGCTGGCCGACACTGTCGACTTCATCGTGGACCCGGCCGCCCTCGTGAACCACGTGCTGCCCTACAGCGAGCTCTTCGGACCCAACGCCCTCGGCACCGCCGAGCTGATCCGGATCGCCCTGACCACGCGGATCAAGCCGTTCGCCTACGTCTCGACCATCGCGGTCGGCGGCAGCGTCGCACCCGGCGAGTTCGTCGAGGCAGCCGACGTACGCGTGATGAGCGCCGTGCGGCCGGTGGACGACAGCTACGCCAACGGTTACGGCAACAGCAAGTGGGCCGGTGAGGTTCTGCTGCGTGAAGCCAATGACCTTTGCGGCCTTCCGGTTTCGGTGTTCCGCTGCGACATGATCCTGGCCGACACCACCTACGCGGGGCAGCTCAACCTGCCCGACATGTTCACCCGCATGATGTTCTCGCTGGTGGCCACCGGTATCGCCCCGAAGTCGTTCTACGAGCTGGATGCCTCGGGTCAGCGCCAGCGCGCCCACTACGACGGGCTGCCGGTCGAGTTCGTCTCCGAATCCATCTCGACGCTGGCCGTGCAGGTCGCAGCCGGTGAGTCCGACTCGACCTTCGAGACGTACCACGTGATGAACCCGCACGACGACGGCATCGGCATGGACGAGTTCGTCGACTGGCTTATCGAGGCCGGTTATCCTGTTGCGCGCGTTGATGATTACGCCGATTGGCTGGCCCGCTTCGAGACGGCTCTGCGCGGTCTGCCGGACCGTCAGCGCCAGGCGTCACTACTTCCCCTGCTGCACAACTACCAGCAGCCGAGCTACCCGGTGGCGGGCTCCATCGCCCCGGTCGATCGGTACCGCGCTGCGGTGCAGAACGCGAAAATCGGTGCGGACAAGGACATTCCGCATATCGGTGCCCCGGTGATCGTCAAGTACATCACCGATCTGCAGCTGCTCGGCCTGCTCTGA
- a CDS encoding DMT family transporter, whose product MIQHGLVVLFALCAAVCAAVGIVVRQRATIDVPPEHGVSVVMLSTLLSRRLWWAGTGAAVAGYVFQALALAHGSLLVVQPLLVSALLFALPLSARQAHRRVTRGEWLWAGLLTIGLAGFVVLARPERDEHLASPGVIVLVAAVCAAVIIGCVLLALRCTGWARAVLLAVGVGVLFGVVAVVTKIFMAILQHRGWLGLLTTPAPYLLIILGAVATVLQQSAFHAGALQTSVPTMLVLEPVVAVVLGALVLGEGFDTTGAEAVALVVSIGAMAAATIALGRDEGAYETQAGAKVAAPIAPPQVQPTPER is encoded by the coding sequence TTGATTCAACACGGACTCGTGGTGCTGTTCGCCCTCTGCGCGGCCGTCTGCGCCGCTGTCGGCATCGTGGTGCGCCAGCGCGCGACCATCGACGTGCCGCCCGAGCACGGCGTCAGCGTTGTCATGCTGTCGACGCTGCTGAGCCGTCGGCTGTGGTGGGCCGGGACCGGCGCGGCCGTCGCGGGCTATGTCTTCCAGGCGCTGGCGTTGGCTCACGGCTCCCTGTTGGTGGTGCAGCCGCTGCTGGTTTCGGCATTGCTGTTCGCGCTGCCGCTGAGCGCACGCCAGGCCCACCGCCGGGTGACGCGCGGTGAGTGGTTGTGGGCCGGATTGCTGACCATCGGGCTGGCGGGATTCGTCGTGCTGGCGCGGCCTGAACGTGACGAACACCTGGCCTCGCCAGGGGTTATCGTGCTGGTCGCCGCGGTGTGCGCCGCGGTGATCATCGGGTGCGTGCTGTTGGCGCTGCGGTGCACCGGCTGGGCCCGCGCGGTCCTGCTGGCCGTCGGTGTGGGCGTGCTGTTCGGTGTCGTCGCGGTGGTCACCAAGATCTTCATGGCGATCCTGCAGCACCGGGGCTGGCTCGGGCTGCTGACGACGCCGGCGCCATACCTGCTCATCATCTTGGGCGCGGTCGCGACCGTGCTGCAGCAGTCGGCGTTCCATGCCGGCGCGTTGCAGACGTCGGTGCCGACCATGCTGGTGCTCGAACCGGTGGTGGCCGTCGTACTCGGCGCCCTGGTGCTGGGCGAGGGCTTCGACACGACCGGCGCCGAGGCCGTCGCGCTCGTGGTGTCGATCGGTGCCATGGCCGCGGCGACCATCGCCCTCGGCCGCGACGAGGGCGCGTACGAAACGCAGGCGGGCGCGAAGGTGGCTGCGCCCATCGCACCGCCGCAGGTGCAACCGACCCCCGAGCGCTGA
- a CDS encoding SDR family oxidoreductase, producing the protein MHTRIALVTGASRGIGAAVAQQLAGPNTHVLVNYREKAKRANAVVDGIRAAGSQASALGADVSDAAATKAMIDRIDSRFGRLDMLVLNASGGLEFGAAPDYAMRLNRDAQLRLVDLALPLMPAGAQIVFVTSHEAHCYPHLPVPDAYAPIAASKRAGEDALRALRPEFDRCRIGFTIVSGDMIEGTIIARLYERRDPQAVGARRSRGPLPTIEQFASAITVAATGRDLRDTVYVGGEDHLVRPA; encoded by the coding sequence ATGCACACCAGGATCGCTCTCGTCACCGGCGCTTCCCGCGGCATCGGAGCCGCCGTGGCCCAGCAGCTCGCCGGGCCGAACACCCACGTGCTGGTGAACTATCGAGAGAAGGCCAAGCGCGCCAACGCCGTCGTCGACGGGATCCGGGCCGCCGGCAGCCAGGCCTCCGCACTCGGCGCCGACGTGTCCGACGCCGCCGCGACCAAGGCCATGATCGACCGGATCGACAGCCGGTTCGGGCGCCTGGACATGCTGGTGCTCAACGCGTCGGGCGGTCTCGAGTTCGGCGCCGCACCCGACTACGCGATGCGGCTGAACCGCGACGCCCAGCTGCGGCTCGTCGACCTGGCGCTGCCCCTGATGCCCGCCGGCGCCCAGATCGTGTTCGTCACCAGCCACGAGGCGCACTGCTACCCGCACCTGCCGGTGCCCGACGCCTACGCCCCCATCGCTGCCAGCAAGCGCGCCGGCGAAGACGCGCTGCGGGCACTTCGGCCCGAATTCGACCGGTGCCGAATCGGATTCACCATCGTCTCGGGCGACATGATCGAGGGCACGATCATCGCCAGGCTGTACGAGCGCCGCGATCCGCAAGCTGTCGGGGCACGCCGCAGCCGGGGACCGCTGCCGACCATCGAGCAGTTCGCGTCGGCCATCACCGTCGCCGCGACCGGACGCGACCTGCGGGACACCGTGTACGTCGGCGGCGAGGACCACCTGGTCCGGCCGGCGTGA
- a CDS encoding zinc-dependent alcohol dehydrogenase family protein translates to MQTTIIHGPGDIRFEERPDPQIQSPGDAVVRVVRTCVCGSDLWPYRGVAPTHAPHPIGHEFIGIVEAVGADVRDLRVGDFVIAPFTDSDGTCVHCRNGITTSCVNFGVWGGATKTGEPLDGAQGQYVRVPFADGTLRKVPDAPDTELFPHLLTLADVMSTGHHAARSANVHPGATVVVVGDGAVGLCAVLASKRLGAERIIAMSRHEDRQKLAQEFGATDIVAERGDEGIAAIEELLGGIGADSVLECVGTKDSMRQALGAVRPGGHLGFVGVPAGAPELPMGKLFSTNIHVAGGIATVRPYLDELLPDVLSGAIAPGRVFDLTLPLAQVSDAYAAMDQRTAIKVLLEP, encoded by the coding sequence GTGCAGACCACGATCATCCATGGGCCGGGCGACATTCGATTCGAAGAGCGCCCCGATCCGCAGATTCAGTCACCGGGCGACGCCGTGGTCCGGGTGGTGCGCACCTGCGTGTGCGGTTCGGACCTCTGGCCGTATCGCGGAGTCGCGCCGACGCATGCACCGCACCCGATCGGTCACGAATTCATCGGGATCGTGGAAGCCGTCGGCGCCGACGTCAGAGACCTGCGAGTCGGGGATTTCGTCATCGCGCCGTTCACCGACAGCGACGGGACCTGCGTGCACTGCCGCAACGGCATCACCACGTCGTGCGTGAACTTCGGCGTCTGGGGCGGAGCCACCAAGACCGGCGAGCCGCTCGACGGCGCGCAAGGCCAGTACGTCCGGGTGCCCTTCGCCGACGGCACTCTGCGCAAGGTGCCGGACGCGCCGGACACCGAACTCTTCCCGCACCTGCTGACCCTCGCCGACGTCATGTCCACGGGACACCACGCCGCCCGGTCTGCGAACGTGCACCCCGGCGCCACCGTGGTCGTCGTCGGCGACGGCGCCGTCGGACTGTGCGCGGTGCTGGCCTCGAAACGTCTTGGCGCGGAACGGATCATCGCGATGTCCCGTCATGAGGACCGACAGAAGCTGGCTCAGGAATTCGGTGCCACCGACATCGTCGCCGAGCGCGGTGACGAGGGCATCGCGGCCATCGAGGAACTGCTCGGCGGCATCGGTGCCGACTCCGTGCTGGAGTGCGTCGGCACCAAGGACTCGATGCGCCAAGCGCTCGGGGCGGTCCGCCCCGGTGGCCATCTGGGATTTGTCGGGGTGCCGGCCGGCGCACCCGAATTGCCGATGGGGAAGCTGTTCAGCACCAACATTCACGTCGCGGGTGGCATCGCCACCGTCCGTCCCTACCTCGACGAACTGCTGCCCGACGTGCTGTCCGGGGCCATCGCGCCCGGCCGGGTCTTCGACCTGACGCTGCCGCTGGCCCAGGTGTCCGACGCCTACGCGGCGATGGACCAGCGCACAGCCATCAAAGTGCTGCTCGAGCCCTGA
- the mrf gene encoding ribosome hibernation factor-recruiting GTPase MRF: protein MRTPVIIVAGQGPTGYATEELLKAPGTVLVEHQFDGHVVRRRTVTAPHGIVNETEAALELAHGCVSCTVRNDLLIYLRLLHRRDDVNRIVVHLEPWMEPEPICWAINHVRVRVGPGYIDGPAARDVAIAGVVTCIEAGDWLTDALGDDELPDGRTVAQVAVGQAEFADVLVVTHAEPVLLAVCRRLAPRAQLVTGPDMVEDALRSLWPDARLGRADEPHGPLLAGQPSLKPEGLVQIVEFNARRPFHPERLHDAIDHLLDGVIRTRGRMWLANRPGHVMWLESAGGGLRVSNAGRWIAAMTVSEAAYEDRERRALADLMWDNEFGDRHTAMTILVCGARADDVNSALNDALLTDDEFAARGDWAGYPDPFGDWHQEPCTRDDVTVVSDGTDHGMA, encoded by the coding sequence ATGCGGACGCCGGTGATCATCGTGGCCGGTCAAGGACCGACCGGTTACGCGACCGAAGAACTACTGAAGGCGCCGGGCACGGTGCTGGTCGAGCACCAGTTCGACGGTCACGTGGTGCGCCGTCGTACCGTCACCGCGCCGCACGGCATCGTCAACGAGACCGAGGCGGCGCTGGAACTGGCGCACGGCTGCGTGTCCTGCACCGTCCGCAATGACCTGCTGATCTATCTGCGCCTGCTGCACCGCCGCGACGATGTCAACCGGATCGTCGTCCACCTGGAGCCCTGGATGGAACCCGAGCCCATCTGCTGGGCCATCAACCACGTGCGGGTTCGAGTCGGGCCGGGGTACATCGACGGACCGGCGGCCCGCGACGTCGCGATCGCCGGCGTGGTGACGTGCATCGAGGCCGGCGACTGGCTGACCGACGCGCTGGGCGACGACGAACTGCCCGACGGCCGCACCGTCGCGCAGGTGGCGGTGGGCCAGGCCGAGTTCGCCGACGTCCTCGTGGTGACCCACGCCGAACCCGTGCTGCTCGCCGTATGCCGCCGGCTCGCGCCGCGGGCTCAGCTCGTCACCGGGCCCGACATGGTCGAGGACGCGTTGCGCAGCCTTTGGCCCGACGCCCGCCTGGGCCGCGCCGACGAGCCGCACGGGCCGCTGCTCGCGGGGCAACCCAGCTTGAAACCTGAAGGGCTCGTGCAGATTGTCGAGTTCAACGCGCGCCGGCCGTTCCATCCTGAACGGCTGCACGACGCCATCGATCATCTCCTCGACGGCGTGATCCGGACGCGTGGCCGGATGTGGCTGGCGAACCGGCCCGGCCACGTCATGTGGCTGGAGTCGGCGGGCGGCGGCCTGCGCGTCAGCAACGCCGGCCGGTGGATCGCCGCGATGACCGTCAGCGAAGCGGCCTACGAGGACCGCGAGCGCCGCGCCCTGGCAGACCTGATGTGGGACAACGAATTCGGGGACCGGCACACCGCGATGACGATCCTGGTGTGCGGCGCCCGCGCCGACGACGTGAATTCGGCGCTGAACGACGCCCTGCTCACCGACGACGAATTCGCGGCACGCGGCGACTGGGCCGGCTACCCGGATCCGTTCGGGGATTGGCACCAGGAACCGTGCACCCGCGATGACGTGACCGTCGTCAGCGACGGCACTGATCACGGCATGGCGTGA
- the rpsN gene encoding 30S ribosomal protein S14 — protein sequence MAKKSKIAKNEQRRLTVARYAERRAELKTIIKSPSSTADEQSAAMRELARQPRDASAVRVRNRDSVDGRPRGHLRKFGLSRVRVRELAHEGQLPGIRKASW from the coding sequence ATGGCCAAGAAATCCAAGATCGCCAAGAACGAGCAGCGCCGGCTGACCGTCGCCCGCTACGCCGAGCGCCGGGCCGAGCTCAAGACCATCATCAAGTCCCCGTCGAGCACTGCCGACGAGCAGTCGGCTGCCATGCGGGAACTGGCCCGCCAGCCGCGCGACGCCAGCGCAGTGCGGGTGCGCAACCGCGACTCCGTCGACGGTCGTCCGCGCGGCCACCTGCGCAAGTTCGGCCTGTCCCGGGTCCGGGTACGCGAACTGGCCCACGAAGGACAACTGCCCGGCATCCGGAAAGCGAGCTGGTGA
- a CDS encoding esterase family protein, with product MATPAVAPQAHAAAKAVEVLNIPSPAMGRDIKIQFQGGGPHAVYLLDGLRAQDDASGWDINTAAFEWYYQSGVSMVMPVGGQSSFYSDWYQPATNNNGVITYKWETFLTQELPAWLAANRGVQPTGNAVVGLSMSGGSALTLAIWHPAQFIFAGSLSGFLNPSQGLWPTLIGFAMKDAGGFNPTQMWGIASDPAWKRNDPTVNVRQLVANNTAVWVYCGNGTPSDLDTPGDLGILYSAQFLENLTISSNRDFQKVYQQAGGRNAVFNFPADGTHSWGYWGQQLQAMKPDLLRVLGVGAPVPPPAPAPAPVPAPAVAPVALPAPAPVAAVPAAVPAAVPAAVPAPAAPAPAATGGLVLAPTG from the coding sequence ATGGCGACGCCCGCGGTGGCTCCGCAGGCGCATGCCGCCGCGAAAGCGGTTGAGGTGCTGAACATTCCGTCTCCCGCGATGGGACGCGACATCAAGATCCAGTTCCAGGGCGGCGGACCGCACGCGGTGTACCTGCTGGACGGGCTGCGCGCGCAGGACGACGCCAGCGGCTGGGACATCAACACCGCCGCGTTCGAGTGGTACTACCAGTCGGGCGTCTCGATGGTGATGCCCGTCGGCGGGCAGTCCAGCTTCTACAGCGACTGGTACCAGCCGGCGACCAACAACAACGGCGTCATCACCTACAAGTGGGAGACGTTCCTGACCCAGGAGCTGCCGGCCTGGCTGGCCGCCAACCGGGGTGTGCAGCCGACCGGCAACGCCGTCGTCGGCCTGTCGATGTCGGGCGGCTCGGCGCTGACGCTCGCGATCTGGCATCCGGCACAGTTCATCTTCGCCGGCTCGCTGTCGGGCTTCCTCAACCCGTCGCAGGGCCTGTGGCCGACGCTGATCGGCTTCGCGATGAAGGACGCCGGCGGCTTCAACCCGACCCAGATGTGGGGCATCGCCAGCGACCCGGCCTGGAAGCGCAACGACCCGACCGTCAACGTCCGGCAGCTCGTGGCCAACAACACCGCCGTCTGGGTGTACTGCGGCAACGGCACGCCGTCCGACCTGGACACTCCGGGCGACCTGGGCATCCTCTACAGCGCGCAGTTCCTGGAGAACCTGACCATCAGCTCCAACCGGGACTTCCAGAAGGTGTACCAGCAGGCCGGTGGCCGTAACGCGGTCTTCAACTTCCCGGCGGACGGCACGCACAGCTGGGGTTACTGGGGTCAGCAGCTGCAGGCCATGAAGCCCGACCTGCTGCGCGTACTGGGTGTGGGTGCGCCCGTGCCGCCGCCCGCCCCGGCGCCTGCTCCGGTGCCCGCTCCCGCCGTCGCTCCCGTCGCCCTGCCGGCTCCTGCCCCCGTCGCCGCGGTTCCGGCAGCCGTGCCTGCCGCGGTTCCTGCGGCAGTACCCGCGCCGGCGGCACCCGCTCCGGCAGCCACCGGCGGATTGGTGCTCGCGCCGACGGGCTGA
- the rpmG gene encoding 50S ribosomal protein L33, with the protein MSRTDIRPVVKLKSTAGTGYTYVTRKNRRNDPDRMVLRKYDPIIRKHVDFREER; encoded by the coding sequence ATGTCCCGCACCGATATCCGCCCCGTGGTGAAGCTCAAGTCCACCGCGGGCACCGGCTACACGTACGTCACCCGCAAGAACCGGCGCAACGATCCCGACCGCATGGTGCTGCGCAAGTACGACCCGATCATCCGCAAGCACGTCGACTTCCGAGAGGAGCGCTGA
- the rpmB gene encoding 50S ribosomal protein L28, which produces MSAHCQVTGRRPGFGNTVSHSNRRTSRRWNPNIQSKTYYLPSEGRRIRLHVSAKGIKVIDRDGIEAVVARLRRDGVRI; this is translated from the coding sequence ATGTCAGCGCACTGCCAGGTCACCGGGCGCCGGCCCGGTTTCGGCAACACGGTTTCGCATTCGAACCGGCGCACCTCGCGCCGGTGGAACCCCAACATCCAGAGCAAGACCTACTACCTGCCCTCGGAGGGGCGGCGCATCCGGCTCCACGTCAGCGCGAAGGGCATCAAGGTGATCGACCGCGACGGCATCGAAGCCGTGGTGGCGCGGCTGCGCCGGGACGGGGTGCGAATCTAG